The genomic segment TCGGCCTGCCCGGCCTGACGCTGGCGGCGGGCCTGTCGGGCCATGGCTTCGGCATCGGACCGGGGGTGGGCCATCTCGTCGCCGATCTGATCCTCGGGCGCGAACCGATCACCGCGACCGCACAATACCGCCTCGACCGGTTCTCCGGTCGCCAGTGGGGCAAGGTGGCGGAGTTCTAGTCGCATGCCGCGAAGCGTCCGATGGAGAAGGGCGCGATCGGGGTCTCGCAGGCGCCGGTGGCGATCAGTTCCGCCATCGCGTCGCCCACGCCGGGGCCGAGCTGGAATCCGTGACCGCAGAAGCCGAAGGCATGGAACAGTCCCGGAACCGTTCCGGACAGTCCCATCACCGGTAACCCGTCGCGCACATATCCCTCGCAGCCCGACCATTGCCGGATCACGGCCACCTCCCGCAAGGCCGGCACCAGCCGCACCACGGCGCGAAGCTGCTCGGGCAACCGGGCCGGATCGGCCCGGGCATGGCCCGGATCGGGGTCGACCGGCACCCGCGCGACCGCGCCGCCGAACACCACATTGCCCCGCTCGACCTGCCGCAGATAGGCGCCGTGATCGCGCGACCAGACGCCGACCACCGGCGCGATACGATGGGGCAGGGGCTCGGTCACGGCCATTTGCGGGCCGTGGGCGGTGAGCGGCACCGGCTCGCCGAATTGCGCCGCGATCTCCGCACCCCATGCCCCGGCACAGTTGAGAAGCATCGACGCCTCGCGGCGGCCGCGCGCGGTATCGACCGCGAAACCGTACGTCGTGCGGGCGATCCCGGTCACCGTTGCCCGGTCCAGGATCTCCGCGCCGGACGCCGCCGCTGCCGCCGCGAAGGCGGGGCCGACAAGCCGGGGATTGGCCGATCCGTCCCGGGGGGAAAAGGAGGCGGCGATGGCCTCGGGGCCGAGGCCCGGGAAGCGTCGGCGGATCTGGGCGGGCGCCAACTCGTCGAGCGCGAGCCCCAGAGGAGTCGCTTCCTCGGCAAAGCGCCGCATGTCCGCCAGACCGTCCGTGTCGAAGATCAGCCGCAGATGCCCGCTCGCGCGGAACTCCACGTCGCGGCCCAGAAGAGTCTCGGCCCGGGCCCAGAGCGCAAGCGACCGGTTCGCCAGGGGCAGCTGTGACAGGTGGCGCCCGCTGCGCCGGATATTCCCGAACGAGGCGACAGTGGCGCCGGCACCGATATGCCGTCGCTCGACCAGCGTCACTCTCAGGCCGCGCCGGGCCAGGAAGAAGGCCGAGGCCGCTCCCATCAATCCGCCACCCAGGACGATCACATCCATTCCGCCGCCCCTCCCATATCCGGCATTTCCCCATCACAACGCCGCGACGGGTTTGCGTCAAAGACGGGAAACGAGGCACAATATAAGTCAACCCTATGGAATGGACATGCGCGCACGTCAGCTCGAAGTCTTCACCGCCGTCATGCGGGCCGGGACCGTCACCGGTGCCGCCCGGCTGCTCAACATCTCGCAGCCCGCATTGAGCCAGATCCTGATGCATGCCGAGGACGAGCTGGGCTTTGCCCTGTTCGACCGGAAGAGGGGGCGCCTGCACCCGACGCCGGAGGCCTTGGAGCTCTATCCGGAGGCAGAGCGGCTCTTCGGCGGACTGGAGGGCTTGCGCCGCAAGACCGCGGATCTGCGGCTGGGGCGGGCGGGGCTGGTGCGGATCGCGGCCTCGCCGCCGCCGGCCATGGCACTTCTGCCGCAGGCATTGGCCGCGTTCCGGGCCCACCATCCGGATGTCCTGCTGAGGACGCATGTGGCGCCGATTGCCGCGATGGTGGACATGCTGCGCGCGGGCGACGTCGCACTGGCGCTGGCGCTCGACGACGCCCTGCCGCCCGATATCGAGGTCGAGCGGATCGGTCGGACCTCCTTTTGCTGCCTCCTGCCTGCGGGGCATTCGCTGGCCCAGGCCGACGTGCTGACCTTCGCGGATCTCGCGGAAGAAACCGTGATCTCCTATCGCACCATGACCCGCCCTCACGATGAGCTGGACGCCGCCGCAAGGGTGCGGAAGGTACGGTTCGTGCCGCAGATCGAGATCGACTCCTCGATTGCGGCAGCCGGCCTCGTGCAGGCCGGGCTGGGTGTCGCCGTGGTGGACGCGTTGCTGCCCTGGACGCAGTTTCCGGGTCTGCATGTGCGTCTGCTGGAGAACGCTCCCGCACTGCCCCTGTCGCTGCTGACCCTGCGCGGCAGGTTGTTCTCGCGCGCGGAGGAGGCCATCCGGTCGCAATTGCGGGCAGTCGAGATCAGCAGGGCATAAGCTTGTCTTATGCACCATGCTCCGATGCGTCTTGGACGCGGTCGGCGGTTTCTGGTCGTTTTCTCGGAAACAGACCGGAAAGGGACAATCCCACATGGATGGCAGCGCGCGGCCTGCAGACTGGAAGATCGGTGTCGATATCGGCGGCACCTTCATGGATTTCTGTGCGCTGGAGACGCGCTCGGGCCGGATCGCCTCGCTGAAGGTGCTGACCTCGCCCGACGATCCCGGCGCCGAGCTGTTGACCGGGCTCGACCTTCTTGCCGAACGCGAGGGGCTGGAGGCCGAACACGTCACCCGCTTCGTGCACGGGACCACGGTGGGGATCAACACCATCCTCCAGCGCAAGGGCGCCAGACTGGCAATGATCACCAATGCCGGGTTCGAGGATGTGATCGAGCTTGCCCGGCTGCGCATGCCCGACATGTACTCGCTGTTCTGCCACCGCCCGGAGCCGCTGATCGCGCGCGACCTCATATTCGGCATTCCGGCCCGCCTGCGCGCCGATGGCAGCGAAAGCCTGCCGCCCGATCCGGACGCGGTGTCCGAGGCCATCGCGAACGCCCAGAAAAAGGGGGCCGACGGTATCGTCGTCGCGCTCCTGCACAGTTGGCGCGACGGCCGCCAGGAGGCTGCCGTGAAGGCCATGATCGAGGCCGAAGCGCCGGATCTGTTCGTCTTCGCCTCGTCGGAGGTCTGGCCGGTGATCCGCGAATATGAGCGCACCTCGACGGCGATCCTCAACGGCTATGTGTATCCGCGCGTCTCCGGCTACCTGACGGCGCTGGAGACCCGGCTGAAGGACCGCCATGTGCCGGCGCGGGCGATGCTGACGAAGTCCAATGGCGGGCTGATGAGCGCGGGTGAGGGGCGGCGCAACTGCGTGTCGATGCTCCTGTCGGGTTCCGCGTCTGGCGTCATCGGCGCCTCCTGGCTCGCCCGGCAGGCCGGCGAGACGCGGGTGCTGACGCTGGATATCGGTGGGACTTCTGCGGATTTCGCGCTGATCGTCGACGGTGCGGTGCAGTTCGGCAGCGACGAGATGATCGGAGAGTTTCCGCTGCATATTCCCTCCGTCTCGGTCAGCTCCATCGGCATTGGCGGCGGTTCGGTCGCCACCGCGGACAGCCAGGGCGTATTGCGGGTCGGGCCGGAATCGGCAGGCTCCTCGCCCGGCCCGGCCTGCTACGGACGAGGTGGCGAGCGGGCCACGGTGACCGATGCAATGGCGGTTTGCGGCTGGCTCGGCCATGCCGAGATGGCCTATGGCCAGCTTCCGATCGATCTGGATCTGGCCCGCCGGGCGGTCGCGGAGCTGGCCGGCAGCCTCGGGCGCGGGGTCGAGGAGACGGCGCAGGCCATTCTCGACATCGCAATCTCGGAAATGTTCGTCGAGGTGGAGAAACTGTCCTCGCGTGCCGGCGTCGATCTGCGCGACTTCGCACTCATGCCCTTTGGCGGGGGCGGACCGATGCTCGGCGCATTCCTCGCCCGGGAACTGGGCATGCGGCGCGTGATCGCGCCGCGCCGGCCGGGCGTCGTTTCGGCGCTTGGCGGTCTGGTGGCCGATCTGCGGGGCGATTTCATCAAGACAATCTATGCCGATCTCGACGCCGCCGCGCCGGACCGCCTGGATGCGGCCTTTCGCGAGCTCACCGCCGACGGGCACGACTGGCTGGCCGCGCAGGGCCATGACGGCGCCGCCGATCTCCGCCTGTCCGCCGATATGCGCTATTGCGGGCAGAGCTACGAGATCGAGGTCGCGCTGGAGCCCGACTGGCTCGCCGATCCGGAGCGCACCGCCGCGGCCTTTCACGAGACGCACCGGCAGATCTACGATTTCGACGACCCGGAGGGCCGGATCGAGATCGTCAACTTGCGCCTTTCCGCCATCGGCGCGGGGCCGAAACCGGTCTTTCCCGAAAGCGATCGTGTCGACGCAAGCCCCGCACTGGCCTTGCGCCACGTTCCGGTCCATCTGCACGGGACCCGCGAGGTGGCGCTGTTCGACCGCGCCGCGCTCACGGCCGGCGCGGAGTTCGCAGGTCCCGCCATCGTGGTGCAGGAAGACACCACCTTCGCCGTCCCCGACGGGGCGCGGGCCCGGGTGGACCGGCACCTCAACATTCATCTCAGCCTTGCGGAGTGAGCCCGATGTATGACCGGATGACCCTTCAGGTGCTCGCCAACCACGCGCGCGCCGCGGCCGAGAACATGGCTCACACATTGCACCGCACGGCCCATTCGGCCTTCGTCAAGGAGACGCAGGACTTCACCGTCATGCTGATGGACCGTGCGGGCGATACCTTCGCGGTGCCGATGGAGCTCGGCGCGACGTGGTATCCCGGCCTGAGCTATGCCCGTGCCATCGCCATGGTCGACGATTACCGCCCCGGCGACGTGGCCTTCACCAACGATCCCTATTCGGGCCATGTCGCGACCCACGCGCCCGATACCCATCTGTGGAAGCCCGTCTTCGCCGAGGGCGAGATCGTTGCCTGGACCGGCGGGCACATCCACAATACCGACATGGGCGGCGCGGTGCCGGCCTCGCTGTCTCGCTCGCTGACGGAGGTGCACCAGGAGGGTTTGCGCTTTCCGCCGATGAAGCTGGTCCGCGAAGGCACCTTCGACGCCCAGATCTTGCGGATCATGGAAACCAATGTGCGCAAGCCCGCGCTGAATATCGGCGACATCAAGGCGCTGGTCGGC from the Kaustia mangrovi genome contains:
- a CDS encoding hydantoinase/oxoprolinase family protein, with translation MDGSARPADWKIGVDIGGTFMDFCALETRSGRIASLKVLTSPDDPGAELLTGLDLLAEREGLEAEHVTRFVHGTTVGINTILQRKGARLAMITNAGFEDVIELARLRMPDMYSLFCHRPEPLIARDLIFGIPARLRADGSESLPPDPDAVSEAIANAQKKGADGIVVALLHSWRDGRQEAAVKAMIEAEAPDLFVFASSEVWPVIREYERTSTAILNGYVYPRVSGYLTALETRLKDRHVPARAMLTKSNGGLMSAGEGRRNCVSMLLSGSASGVIGASWLARQAGETRVLTLDIGGTSADFALIVDGAVQFGSDEMIGEFPLHIPSVSVSSIGIGGGSVATADSQGVLRVGPESAGSSPGPACYGRGGERATVTDAMAVCGWLGHAEMAYGQLPIDLDLARRAVAELAGSLGRGVEETAQAILDIAISEMFVEVEKLSSRAGVDLRDFALMPFGGGGPMLGAFLARELGMRRVIAPRRPGVVSALGGLVADLRGDFIKTIYADLDAAAPDRLDAAFRELTADGHDWLAAQGHDGAADLRLSADMRYCGQSYEIEVALEPDWLADPERTAAAFHETHRQIYDFDDPEGRIEIVNLRLSAIGAGPKPVFPESDRVDASPALALRHVPVHLHGTREVALFDRAALTAGAEFAGPAIVVQEDTTFAVPDGARARVDRHLNIHLSLAE
- a CDS encoding LysR family transcriptional regulator; the protein is MRARQLEVFTAVMRAGTVTGAARLLNISQPALSQILMHAEDELGFALFDRKRGRLHPTPEALELYPEAERLFGGLEGLRRKTADLRLGRAGLVRIAASPPPAMALLPQALAAFRAHHPDVLLRTHVAPIAAMVDMLRAGDVALALALDDALPPDIEVERIGRTSFCCLLPAGHSLAQADVLTFADLAEETVISYRTMTRPHDELDAAARVRKVRFVPQIEIDSSIAAAGLVQAGLGVAVVDALLPWTQFPGLHVRLLENAPALPLSLLTLRGRLFSRAEEAIRSQLRAVEISRA
- a CDS encoding NAD(P)/FAD-dependent oxidoreductase: MDVIVLGGGLMGAASAFFLARRGLRVTLVERRHIGAGATVASFGNIRRSGRHLSQLPLANRSLALWARAETLLGRDVEFRASGHLRLIFDTDGLADMRRFAEEATPLGLALDELAPAQIRRRFPGLGPEAIAASFSPRDGSANPRLVGPAFAAAAAASGAEILDRATVTGIARTTYGFAVDTARGRREASMLLNCAGAWGAEIAAQFGEPVPLTAHGPQMAVTEPLPHRIAPVVGVWSRDHGAYLRQVERGNVVFGGAVARVPVDPDPGHARADPARLPEQLRAVVRLVPALREVAVIRQWSGCEGYVRDGLPVMGLSGTVPGLFHAFGFCGHGFQLGPGVGDAMAELIATGACETPIAPFSIGRFAACD